The genome window TAACGCCAAGCATAGGGTAAGAGGTTCAGAGCTATTTGAACGATCGCAAGATTCTCAGGACAAGAACCCCGGGAAGAGGCTGCCAAATAACAATGGGGTACCGTCACTATTCAACAGAGCCATCGATCTGTAGACAAGTAAAACTGAGGTGATGAAGCCCCATCTTCTCCAGCCTCACCTTGCGCACCCAGAGAGGCATGTCGTGCGTGCTGGAGGAGCGGTGGTGCAGGTTCAGCACCACCACACTCAGGATCACAGAGAAGGTGACCAGAATCATGGTGAACATCAGGTAGTTGACTATGATGGGCACTCCTAGGGAGGTCTCAGGAACCTTGTCTGCTAACAGCAGCAGGAACACAGTGAGGGTTAGCAGCACGTTGATGGACAGACCCATCTTCTCACCTGGAGGGTACAGGAGGATAACATTTTGGAATCAATGCAGGTATCAGCCACAGCTAGCAAGAAATTGTGGCTTATAAAATGAATCCATGCCCATCCATTCACTATATGCGTTTCAAATGTGTGAAACGTGATATGTGGTACCAcacttttttaaagaaatctcCGTTTGCTAGACATGCACTTTGTAGTAAATTGAAAGGCATGTTTAATCGATGGACTTGTCAAGAAAATGAAACACAGGTACAtgaaatgaattttaaaaaaatcactttcttttaaaatttagAATCTTGAATTTCTCCTAGTTTGGAATGCCCAGCAAACCTCCACCCCCAAGCTCACTTGGCGCCTTGCCTGTAGGGGGCGCCGCAGAGCGGTGAGGAGACAGTCTAAGCAGGATCCCACCTTCCCAACCCTGGGAGAGCCCCCCCACCCACAGAGTCCctacattaataagcagcacacaatatatttttttataatgtagaAAAAGACTAGATTCTTTAGGAAAATCAGACTTGTGCTTCTGTGGGTGAACACAGAGCATTCAGTAGAAAATATCATTTTGGACTGGCCCTTTTATTAAAACTTATTCCAAGTGTTGAAAAGCAACAGAGTAGAACATTTCTAGACATGATCCTGGCTCTTCAGTGAACGGTAAACTGTGGGGGGTCTTTCTGGGTTGCACCTGCGTCAGGAGGGAGGTAGAAGTTGAATATGGCAATGATGGTGATGAGGAGGCAGGGGATGATGATGTTGAAGATGTAGAAGAGAGGCTTGCGCTCGATGATCAGGTAGAAGGTGATGTCTTCGTACAAGTCGTCTCCCACGTTCTTCGACGAGGGCATGTGGCGGATCAGCCACTCCCCGTTCTCTGAGGGGGAAAAACCAATTAACTTTGAGCAAGCGCGCATCATCAACTGCAAAGCCAGATCATTCCAGAAAATCAAtatgtattgctatcatttccTAGGCCTCAGATTTTCCTACGTGAAAAAAAACTTACGCATTATGTTAAAAGGAAATTGGatgtttttaatggtaatttatttgaagccaTTAATGCAGAATATTTATCGATCGCTCCTTGCTGATACTTCAAGGTTCCAGTCAGGTTTGCAAGGTTGCATGAAGGAACTAAAATGACTTTGAAAACACGTCCTTCATTGGAAAAGCATGATAAGGGCTCTACTGAGAGCCGGCCTGTCTGCCTTCTGGGATGTTCagttgtaacaaataaaataaatggctaacattttgaattttattttttctggcgAAATATGGATTTCTAAAGAAGCGCTCAGGAAGACTCATtgccttaagaacataagaaagtttacaaacgagaggaggccgttctgcaccatcttgctcgtttgcagcttattgatcccagaatctcatcgagcagcttcttgaaggatcccagggtgtcggcttcaacatcATCTTAGAGTGAAACGTTCTCAATTGTTTTTCCCGTGTATATTTCCCAGTATTTTAGTTCTGTGGACTTTAACAGAACCAGAACTTTTAATTATTCCTAATTCTTCTCTAATATTTATGTATTGCATTATGCCACATTTCcacctgcaccatgaaaccaCTGTGTAAAACTCATCTCGTTCCCAGTATCACACTGGTTTCACCTGCAATCTACAATCCAATCAATCAGTCATGGCACACAAGTCAAACCTGTATGCATCACGATTTTGTATATTTGGTATATATTAGTGAATTCAACAAGCTGCAATATTTTTCTGACAGTATAATATGTTCACAGCCCTCACGCGCTGTCTGCATATTGATTTAAAAGAAGGTGTGTGCAGAAACTGATTGCTTGTACTCATTGTTGTCTTATCagcagctatttattttttttacagttaacaAGGCGCTGCCAGATCTTCTCTTCAAAGTCCTCTGTCCCAAACTACACCAGATGATAATAACAGACACCCCACATCACGCGGATTAGGGGAGCACAGAATAGTCAACTAGTCCAATAGTACGGGGAAGGTAACGTCACAAGCTGTTCGTTGAAGAGACATGTGATTCTGAAGCAATTGGCAAGTGTTTCATATGCAGGTGCAATTCATTaacataaatgacattttaaaacatgaaaagaaaagatAGATCAAAGAAGTTCTAAATTACAGCAGACAAACAGCAAAGTGTCGCCGTGTGGTGCTTTCAAGAACAGAGGAACCAGACATTATGAAATTTCTAAATACTGCCATTGAGAGTTTGAGCCTCACCGCTGAAGCTGCTGTCGATAGTGACTTCCCTGACCTCGTTGCCCTTCTTATCAAGCGCGTGCTGCAGATCGAGCTCGGAGGCATCATAGGTGTATGAGCGGAACACCATGGTGCAGTTCTGCCAGTCGAAAGGGAAGAAGGTCACCTGGGACAGGGAGCAGAGATGGTTACAGGAGAGGGTGGGGGGGAGGAGAAACTGTACCGTGCTAAAACAACACATGTTTGGTTACACTTTAAAACAACGGCGCCTTCGCTGGTACTTCTGTGGAGTTCCACTCAAATTCGTTATGAAGTGTTGCCTTGTTGGATCGGAACTCGTTACAAAGCACGGGTTAAGTGTGCACGGCCGCTAGTTGAATCTCCGTGATACGTTTGCGCGCTGTACtcggaagatttttttttgtgtggaacTCAAACGCAGTTTAATTGCCAGCGCAGTCGTTTGCATTGCGAGTGTGCTGGTGGAAGCTGTTTGTAGAGCTCTATAATACCAGCTGAAAGACAAGGCAGTAGTTAACGTTTTTGATGTGTTTTAGCAGCTGCTCTCTATCCCACCACAGCGCTTGTAACCTTCCCCTACATTCTTCTAATAAAGCTCCTCTACTACGCATGGCCACCATTTTGTAGTCTCAGTTTTTCCCAGATGAAAGCACATGCATCAAGGTAAAGGTGAATTGGATTTTGGAAAGGAAATGATTTTGAAGCTGTTGAAGAATGCATTTGGTATGCTTAGGGCTGCACAATATCTTCCACGAATGTAATAATCGCTCCCAAAAATGTTATACCCATCTACcaactttcagttattatttattacaaaaaaaacccaaaaacaaacatttgtcatAATGAACTAGAAGAGTATTTACTTTAATCATCGGGCAGTCATAATTGGGGCTATGCAAAtggattattaattattattaagttaagttgatatttaaaaccataaataaatatgtactgagTAATTCATAGGCATTATTGTGGATGCAACATGTGGGAGACATTATATATGTGATCACGTGGTTATTACATGTGTGGGCAGCTGTTACATGTGTGTGGTTTGGGTCCAGCTCTTTGCACAGCCCTGCTCTGCTGGTTCTCCAGTACCTTGATGCCACAGGTGCTGCGATAGATGGCAGGGGGGGTCCAGGTGACCGTGCCGTCACTGTAGACTTGTACATGAACATGAAGAGCCACATCAAAAATGCCATCATTACTGGAGGAGAGAAGGCACAGAGAATTCCAATTACAGTCAAACCATTGCCCCTGCAAAGGACCACAGCGAGGACTATTAATGATACCATCGCTTTTCAATATGCAGTCTCTCTGCTCACTTGTTAATGAGATAGATATCTGGGCGCCACACCCTGGCTGAAGGAATTCTCAGAACCTGGATGTTGTCGTGTTCCGCTGGGTTCCAACTCAACCGGTAATCTGTCCAGGCCTGAGGGGAGAGAGTGGGgcggaggagaggagaggagaggagaggagaggaggagagagacgGAAATGaaggacacaaacacacacgcacaaataCAACTAGCTGCCATTTTACAAAACTCATCGTTTGATAGGGAAATGCAGGTCTAGGGAAATTGATTCCCaaccacacacacgcactgcaacacagacactgaaacacacacacacacacacgcacattgaCGCACACACACTGGAACCCACACACCAGCTGAGGCACACACACattggaacacacacacacacactgggataATATTGCTGGTGCATGTTCAAGCTCTTGCGTTTCTGTTCTTTGAACTGCGTGCCATGGTGTGAATCAGACATGCAAAACTCACCAGATTCATGAACACATTGGTAGTCACTTCTTCATTCTTCTCAGTCTGCAAGGAAATGAAAGCCGTGATGGAAACACATAGACTCATTCATTTCACATTCTATGAACAGCCTCAGTGCCTTTGACTCAGGGTATTGTACTGTCTCTCCAAATGTGCCAGTGGCAAGCAGTCTCATATAAATAGATTTGTTAAACACTGACCTATGTTTGGAACTAACGATAGAACCGAAAAATCATCTAGACTACAAAATGACAGTCGACCAATCACAACTTCAGAGCAGCGGCACCAGCAGCACTGTGTGTTTAAAGGACTATACTAGCAGCAAACGAGCGATGCATTCTGCTGTTTGAATTAaatgcaaatcaaataaaaaagttattttatttattattcctcTGCCTTTGCCTTTGTGCTGGCTTCTAAACAGGGAAATAACTTCAAATTAGACCATgtcatttcttgctagttttaaaatatttgtttactttaaatataggGGCAAGTTTGGCACCTGCTTTGGATCAGGTAcactattttataataaataaataaataaattgtagactattttgctaaaataaaaacaggtttctgttatttttgaaataccactgcttcaaaTTATTACTCGTGCTTTATAACAGAAACActgttacaggtttttttttagagttggtgtttattagtgttaattaattggtaattgaaccCAAGCACAATTGTACATAcagatgcacgaagcactcactcgaggttgtgtgtgcGTTAGTGGAGAATGGGTAGAGTTAGGAGGGAAATAGAAACGATTGCGCTGGAAATGccagtctgtctgtttgtttggccaacgcacccttcATTGTCAgccttgtgtgttttgtttaaacgttcCTGAGTAAAAGTGGTGATTTTCCCACAAGGGGTACAGCACAGGTGAAGCAACGTGTTTTTTTGCAGGGTTTGGAGCACTTTAAGATAACGGGGATATTTCTAATTGAGAGGGCTTGACTTCAAACCGGTCCAGTTGAACACACAGCTGTGTCCAGCCTTGAACTGACACTAATCAGACTAGCAGTCTGAGAGGTCATGTTAACACAGGGTTTctatttaaaactaaatcaaCCAGCCAAGGGATTAACAGCCTGCGACAGCTGGGAGCAAACAGACCTTCCTCTAGCGAGACTTTCAACCTTCTCACCAATTCCACTTGATCTCCAACTTCtgctcctggtttctgtgctgtgcttaacgTATTGGTTTTTGGGTTAACTATGTCgcttccttttaagattttaaagacttcaatcattcGCAAGGTATACACTTTTTCATTCAAAAGATATTTGCAAACAGAAACGTTTCACAAGGGATGTGATGAAAGCGTGGTGACTTATCTAGTTTCCACATCCTCTCTGTGCCCTGTGGCGACATTTGCTGCGCCGGGGTTGCTAGGCAATCATGGAATGTATCCAGGGACCACGGTTATTATGGGATGTCATGACTGCAGCTTGCTCTGGGAACACTTtaaaaggtcatttttttatgaaaagaaaatgaaatataattcaaatctaaaagttagcattttttttttttttttaattctggccTGGGACCACTTCTTTGAATCCCTGCCTCAGATTCTAATACCCTCAATAACGTGTGCTAAAGAATCAGGTTATTATTCTAATTATTGGTTCCATTTATCTAGATGGACTCGAATGATCTCATTGTACTTATACTAGCGTTATGATTCTTGGTTCATTAAAATGACCAATTGGGCAAGCTCTAGATATGTGCTAATGCAAATGGGACATGAAGGTGAAGCATCCACTATATTCCTAAtgcaggaaaataataataataataataataataataataataataataataataataataataataatacctctaCATGACCTCGCCAAGGAGAGCGACCTCCTGGTGACTCTGCTCCTGGctctttgtcgaccagtgggctcccCTCCGCCccccttttttctctgaatatttaatttgcagtctttttaaaTTGCCTAGCTATTTAACATCCTCTTTTACGAGGTTGCTAATTAGAATCAATTAAGTATTGATTCACGGTCAACGCCGTGGCTTGCTATgcgtttctttcaaagctgcccGTTTGCGCCCGGTGCAGCTGATGGAAGAGCGCAGCAGGAGAGGTCTCTGGGACTGTGCGGGGTGAGGCTGAAGTTCTTACCACGCTGACGAGTGAGGCCAGGGTCATGCCCACCCTCACCATCACCCTGTCCCCCTGCTCCTTCGCCGGGCGAACCTTCAGGTTGTAGTCCTTGTACAGTTTGGTCGTCAGGTTGTTCTCTGCCTCGGAGGCGTCTACAACAGAAACAGTCATATTAATCCATCGCATCGCAGACAGCGCTAAAATATGATCTTTTACCTAAATATTATTTCCTAAGATTTAATGCTGTTACGACTCTCCCAGGACTGTATCGCTGTTGCAATCAAACAATAACAAGCTCATGGTATCCAAATTTACATATCGGTTATTATCAATTCATGCACTGTTTATAGTTCTAGGATACAATGATCAGGGACAAAATAAAGGCATAAATCCATTTTCCAATTCCATTAGCTAGTGGTGACTTGCTTGCTtggaagtctgttactgttttGCTTCCTGACTCACACCaggcagtgtcttctgggttacTGGCTGCAAGCCTGTCACTCAATacggggaagcagctgattggacGCCAGATGCCAGTGACGGGGTGgcgacaatttcaccctccaggtaaaGCACGGCTTGCAAACGGAGATTTCTTTAGCCTGGTGTAGTAccaggtatcatgttttaaaatggaaatccTACTTCTGTCCTGTTTTTTAAAGATCCAGACTAAATGCATGCTATTAAGAGTCTCTAATTATaggtacttagtaaatacatgtgttcttaCACATCATTGCaacgttattatgcatagttacaatgcacttgaTGAGTAAATacttttgcacaatataaccctaactctaatccttttctgatacagttatGTACTttcatatatcatgcaaaaatatgcaCACATTAAGTACGTTGTAACAgtgcaaaataacattgtaatgatgtgtaagtccacatatatttactaagaaactatgtaaatacacagcagtgagagacacttcatgtaaagtgttaccaaagtaTGATAGAACAATATACTGTAGCACACAGAACACTGTTAACTGCTATTATAGTTTACTTTgtaatacaattgtattaatctgtaataaaattcagtgaaagcatggcaaagcataggcaagcattgttcAAACTGAGTGGGAATTGAGTGTGCAACCTTTTACAAGGGTTATAATGCTTGAGTTATATAGTAGATGGATATTTACTGTATCAAGGTTATTGCAAGGTTGCTGGTGAATGcctaataaagacactgttttTGATCCTTTGAAATGATATTAAAGGGAGtggattttaaaaacttttgtttttgtgtgtgtgtgtgtgtgtgttgctcagTTTCTTGCTgggtccctccctccctctccgaGAGGTCCTGCgctcaaatataaaacaaaaaactcactTACCAGCCAAGATCCAAAGGCAGGACACCACAAGACTAATCCCCAGTGCCTGCATCTCGCGGCCCTAGCTCTTGTGGGACGAGGTGCGATTGTAATCCAGCGAGTTCAGCTCGGAAATGCACTTTGCTTGGGTTTCCGGTTTGGTTGTGTCTCTTCCAGGGGGTATGGGGTACGTACACAAACCTGTTGCTGTCAGTCAGAGCTCCTGCACTCCAGTTACACAGGCAGACTCAGTGCTGACATGCTGAAGCTTCATCTGGAACACCTGTTTCTAGAGATATGTTGAGCAGCTGCTAGAAAACACTAGATACTGTGCatgaaaagaaatgtaatgaaTCCAGACACAAACGAttcgactggaagtctttctcgaTGTCGAAAAAAGAACAGTTAAAGGCATTGAAGGAGACTGCTAGTCTAAATGTTTATcgttgaatttaagtttctttgagttttttaatatgccttgccatacctctctgggttttacaatgcttccctatgttttaccagacctctctgtgctttacaatgcttccctatgctttaccagacctctctgtgctttacaatgcttccctatgctttaccagacctctctgtgctttacagtgcttccctatgctttaccagacctctctgtgctttacaatgcttccctatgctttaccagacctctctgtgctttacaatgcttccctatgctttaccaggatATCACTGCATAAACCGATAtgttacagaaaataacaaaagcaatcgacaaagaaaacaaacacgtTTGAATGAAGCAATTCAGAAAAGGTTTCTCATTGAATTTCAGTTGCCCTGTGAGTGTTTCATAGCTATAAATTACATTGAAAATCACAATTTGTCTGACCGAATCAAGGCTCTCCACCCTTCTCCACTGTATCTCCTTATTCCCCCCCCTGCTGTGAATACTGGGGCACCTCCCCTGCTTATAATGTCCAGGGTCCACAAAAATTCCCATAAAGAatacacagccattgaagagatgAATGCATCGCTTCTGAACAGATGAAGCGCTTCCAATCCCCTagaactacatctcccagcaTGCCCCAGGCAAGTCAAGATGCAAGATGGCTGTCCCTTCCACACACTATGTTTCCCAGAATGCTCTGTGTGAGGTAAGATATTCAAAgccctttgtttttttcttttattttatgtgaCATT of Polyodon spathula isolate WHYD16114869_AA chromosome 48, ASM1765450v1, whole genome shotgun sequence contains these proteins:
- the chrnb1 gene encoding acetylcholine receptor subunit beta, which gives rise to MQALGISLVVSCLWILADASEAENNLTTKLYKDYNLKVRPAKEQGDRVMVRVGMTLASLVSVTEKNEEVTTNVFMNLAWTDYRLSWNPAEHDNIQVLRIPSARVWRPDIYLINNNDGIFDVALHVHVQVYSDGTVTWTPPAIYRSTCGIKVTFFPFDWQNCTMVFRSYTYDASELDLQHALDKKGNEVREVTIDSSFSENGEWLIRHMPSSKNVGDDLYEDITFYLIIERKPLFYIFNIIIPCLLITIIAIFNFYLPPDAGEKMGLSINVLLTLTVFLLLLADKVPETSLGVPIIVNYLMFTMILVTFSVILSVVVLNLHHRSSSTHDMPLWVRKIFIHLLPRYLGLLRPKKEPPLKLNLPPQRETLGCVNRAVDEYFIRKPNCNFLLSKQNRYQNESQTSDMRRFIDGPSQYLTLPPDLKSAVDAITYIAEQLQAEQDDGALTEDWQYVAMVVDRLFLWIFVIFTTVGTLAIFMDASFNGTPLDPFPSP